In Mustela nigripes isolate SB6536 chromosome 9, MUSNIG.SB6536, whole genome shotgun sequence, the sequence ATACCTCTAGAGTAAATATAGCATTGAGATGTATTAAATTCTTTCTTGTAATGCTGCTCTGTCCTGGTTAAAACCTAACTAACACAGGACAGTGTTGCTGGTGGCCGCATATTGTATGACCTTCTGAGTATTTTCTGTTCAGACTGCCCTGCGGGAATTATCTTCTGGGCGAAGCCTTTGATATATACTGAATGTCAATAGGTTTGAGGTTACAGTCCCTGAGGGTACCtggaaaatttttattgttttgttttggctagAAATCTGTATATTTTAATAAGCAGGTAAGGTAAAGGAAGGATTGATATTTTATGAAAGTTGTGTTGCTTCACACAAATCCATATCTGAATAAAGGACTGGTTTCCCTCTTTATTAACGAGGGCTGATGGCAGGGGAGATATTTCCCTCAAATGTAATTTTACATGGACCACTATGTCCCCTAAAATACAATGTCACAGGTTGAAAACCAGTGGCCCATTGGCTATATTAACTTGCCCATGATTTTGGCTTCACTTGCAGAccggtttttgttgttttgttttgttttggcttgcTGATTGCTAGCATTTAAGATTTGGGAGATTCCCCATAGAAATCTAAGTTTCTGATGTTTCTTGAAATTGGTATGATAGCCTTAACCTATGGTTCATACCTGGCAGTTTTAGATAGAGGCTGTGTTCTACAGTTCTCCACAATGGTCACTGGGTCAGCTCACATAATTAGAGCTGCCTGCTACATGGTTGTCAGTGCTGTTCtgacacacactctctctctttctctttttttaaaaaaagattttatttatttttttgacagagagacagagatcacaagtaggcagagatgcaggcagagggacaggaggaagcaggccctcctgccaagcagagagctggatggggggcttgatcctaggaccctaagaccacgacccaagccaaaggcagaagcttaacccactgagccacccaggcactcctgaccCTCTCTTACATTAAGGGACTTTGCTGTAGAACTGAGCTGTTGTATCAGCCtgttaataacattttccttaaaaaaacaaaacaaaacaaaactcagactTTTGTAGGTACTATTTTTTGCACATTTGTGGTATCAACCTTATTTACTAAATTATTCTGACGAGTGGATATATTTAGTCTTTCACACATACTTGaatactcacttttttttttttttgatatggcATATCTGAATATATGTGAGTGCCATCTCTTGTCAAAGATCTGGGCGATACGAAATTTGGACTTGTTTGTTATTGtaattaatagcctttttttttaaaaaaaaaaaagattatttatttatttatttgacagacagagatcacaagtaggcagagaggcaggcagagagaagtggggaggcaggctccccgccaagcagagagcgcgatgggggctctatcccaggaccctgggatcatgacctgagctgaaggcagaggcttaacccactgagccacccaggtgcctccataattaatagctttttttttttttttttttttttttccattgaggcaTTTTATTTGCACGTATGTATTACATCCCtagaaaaagaatcccaggaTTTTCCCTCCTGTGTGTTTTCATCTTGCTTCTTCATGGTCCATGATGCCAGCTGAAGTTGTCAGTACAATGAAACCAAACTGGCGGGACGGGAGCAAGTTATTCTGCcatttttctagatctttcaGTTGTACATCAAATCTGGGGCTGATCACTCCACACTTGTTCAACCTGCCTGTGAGGTTCACAACAATCTTCCCCGCTCTGTGATCATCAATGATTTCAAATTCGCCAATGTAACCGTGCTTCATCATCACAGTGAGAAACCGGACGATGACTTTGGAGCACGGCCTAATAAGAACCTGGCGTTTGCCTCTCTTTTCAGCATTGTTGATGCTCTTGAGAGCATCTGCCAGGACATTCATGCGCACCATTATGGCGGCAAAGAAAGATGGCGGAAAGAGctaattaatagctttttaaaaggtTTAGGAAGAATTTGGCATTTGAAAGTGATGATATTGAGCCTAACTCAAGGATTTATATCATAATCCTTTGATACTCATTTTTTTTGATAGACTGCTTATCAGTGATGAACTATTTTTTGTAgaataaacctaaaaataaatttagagttgtacattcttaatttttcctGTATTATATTTATCACACCTTTTAATGTTTTCCTGATAATTTTGAGTTCATCAGAATAGATTCTTAGCTTATTCTGAAATTATACTGTGATATGATtagatatatttctaaattatatgaGAGTTAATACTCCATAATCACAAAGAAGTATCTTTGTGCAGGAGAAAATTTCACATCTacctgaagttcttttttttttttttttttttttttttttatttatttatcagagagagagggggagaaagcaagcacaggcagacagagtggcaggcagaggcagagggagaagcaggctccctgccgagcaaggagcctgatgtgggactcgatcccaggacgctgggatcatgacctgagccgaaggcagctgcttaaccaactgagccacccaggcgtccctacctgAAGTTCTTTAGTggattcttaacattttattataaccATTTTGGCAAATTTTCCCACTTTGCTCTATTAGTAAATCAGTAGACCACAGTTCTAGTCTGCATTAACagtctttttattgtttaaagttatttatttatttatttgtcagagagagagagagcgagagcgagcgcgtgcgtgcacatgcagggggacagcaagcagagagagaagcaggcctagggagaagcagactccccactgagcaaggagcctggctccaaacttgatcccaggactctgggattatgacctgagacgtaggcagatgcttaaccgacggagccacctaggcgtTCCTGCATTACCAATCTTTAGCTGAAACAgacaaacttaaaatttaaatcatttcaTATAATTAGCTTCCTCTTTAAGAATAAGTGCTAATATGACAAGTGACACTGTGACTATTACCACCAACAGACATCTTCCCACCAGGACCCTTGAGGCCAGCCTACCTGGAATTCCAGGCATCCGGTTTTATGGTCAACATTTATTCTGGTTTGGTTACAGTTTGGTGCCACTTTCAGTGATGGGTATATTCCTTGGCTTAATTACTGACAGGGAGAATTGTGGGGTCTGTGTGTGGCTCACTCTTCTAGGACAGTGGCAGGGATTTTAGGAATTTTTCAGTTAGTTGGTGTCCATTTTGTTGGACTGAAATAGGGGGAGATCGGGCCTAGAGAATCCTGGAGTTTCAGGGTCCACACTTGCTTCCTGACACAAGTGTTCCCCTTCCCTCCACATTTCCTCTCCAGCCACAGAAGAGAGCACAGATTTTGTGGAATGTGTAAACTGTTTGCCATTTGCGTTTTAGCTGAATTCCAGTAAGGGTGGGTTTAAAAAATCTCCTTTGTATATAACTTCTGGCTTCTTAGATCTTTACTGCTGTTATTATGCATGTAAAATTATTTGCTTAAGGACTAGAGTGTAGCTTCATACTATTTCTATGTAGAAAGTTGTCATAAACATTCAAGTTTTTTTTAAGCTGTTCGACTTAACAGCTACATGAAAATCCTGATTTTTGTCTTGTTATGTATTGataattttttgtgtgtacaAAATACATAGAGGagggatcatttttcttttaagaaagttttGTCATTTTATACGTTTTTCATCCAAAacttattttggagaaagttgtGCCTTGgcataataataatgaatttcGGTGGTCACACTTCTCTTTTATGATTTCAGGACAAAAATTGCTCAAGATATTGAGAGGTTAATACATCAGAGTGATATCATAGATCGAGTGGTGTATGACTTAGATAACCCCAAGTAAGTCTgttgttgcttttacttttattagttttatttgtactctcaaatttcagtgttgtttgtaaaagataaaaaaaaatagagctaaatTCCACCTAGTTTGCCCTTATTCCATTTTCATCTTTTAGCAGGGATGTAATGGTAAAGTTAATCATGTTAATTTGAATATATCACAgccttttgcttttgttcataGGTAGACTTTCAATGGGCTTAATAAGGGAAAGGTCACAAACTGATAAAAACATCTCTAATTACCTGCAGTGGAGAGAGTGGAGATTTCACATGGAAGGCTGCAGTTTTGTCCTGTAATACTGAACCTTCATTTCCTTGGGACAACAAATTACCATCCCTTATAGAAGGAATATGTGGTTGCCAATTTCTCCGTGGTCCCTGttattctttctcatcttttactGCTTACAGTATGCATTGGTCCTTTCTATTACTTTCCAGACCTTTGAGGCCATTTGCTTATGATGCTTCATGCATTGGTATTATTTATGGTTATCACTGGTATCATCACATTTTAGggtttaaatataagtaaataaatgaagattagAAATGATGAATGTGACTATTATTTGCCTTCTCAGAGGAGAAATTTAATTAGCCCTCAATGGGTTTCCCCCTCCTTTAACATTctaatatttggggggaaatttaaTATCTTACTGGTCTTTTTGGAGGAAATAAAACACCTTTTAAAGATCTTTGTCAGAGAAATAAGGATAAAAGCTGTATCAAACTGATTACTGAATTTGgaataatcttaaaaatggaaaccagATCTCCTTATTCAAAATATCTTAGTTATTTCAGTTGTAATTCTGTGTCAGATCAGGCAGGTGTGATAAAAAGAGAAACTCAGGAACCTTGAGGATAGCATAGAGACCAGTGCTATTTCTAACTTAAACGACTTTGGCAAAGTCCTTGAGCTTCTTGGAGTCTTAGTGTCCCCCTATTAGAGTGTAAGCTTCAAAAGAGCAAGCATTTGTATTTAATCAgggaaacagacagacagacaactAAAATTGAATCTGGAACCTAGTAGGCAATCAGTAAATACTAAGTAGTGACTATGTAAAGTGAAGATAATACCTTTACCTTCTTGGTActaattaaataagataatatctGTTATCTAATATAgcactataaatttaaaatgaaatttttacctGAGAACTACATAGTTTAATTAGAATTATTGCTACTTAATACAGGtcatgtgcatttaaaaaaaatctggcctTTTTATATGATTATTAGTATTTCAGAATGACATTTATTCAGTGAGGTGGAATTTCTTATTTTGATTATCATTCACTGTAAATGTGAGAACACATCTCTacttgtagttttaatttttaaatctataaatgttAGCCAGAGTTTGTGTTTTGCTTGTGttggttgtatttttttggtttaaaaataatgaggGTGAAGTGGCCATAGTggtatagttttaatttgtagtgtaattttatttatcttttgttcacttatttacatgcaatgtattttattaaacttaCTTCAAAAATTTTGTTTAGTTACACTATACCAGAAGAAGGAGATATATTGAAGTTTAACTCCAAATTTGAATCTGGGAATCTGCGCAAAGTTATTCAGATTAGAAAGTAAGTCATTTAAGTTCACATTTTGTCTATACATAGATATTTTCCTAATTCTAATCagatttctatattttctattttcagaaatgaaTATGATCTTATTTTGAACTCAGATATAAATAGCAATCATTATCACCAGTGGTTTTACTTTGAAGTCAGTGGAATGCGACCGGGTGTTGCTTACAGGTTTAACATCATTAACTGTGAAAAATCCAACAGTCAATTTAATTATGGTAAGACATGTTTTGTTcccctaattttaaaaagtatgtaggCATCTTAACCGAGGGACaggagttgtttttttcttttaattattgacTTGTTTAAAAAggttcattgttcttttttctctagttcTCAAAATTCAGGTATTTATTATGcagaatttaaataaactgaGTTTTGCTTTGATGGAGAAAAACCCTTTAAAATGTAGTGAATATCTTTGATTTTATTCAAATCAAATACAACCAAAGATTTATTACTAATGCTGCATAAAATCTAGTTTTTTATGTCAGTTTATCTAGAGGAGAATTACATaaagtcatctttttaaatttttaataatctccCAGAAATATGATAGAAGTTGAGGAAAGTTCTCACATTCTCTTCACTGAATTTCCTCAAGTGGTTACGTCCAGAGTCAGGATTTGACGTTGGTGCAGTGCGGGTGCAGAGTTTCATGCCATTTTACTACATTTGTAGGTTCTTGAACCAGTCACGGCAAACCAAGATGCAGAATACTTCTGTCACCACACAGCCTTGTGCCCCTCCTTTATCACTCACCTTTCAGCAAGATACTAGCTGTAGTTTTCTgcagattttaaaatctagttgaGGAGGTTTCCTTCTATTACTCTTtgctgaggtttttgttttgttttgttttgtttttaatcatgagTGGGTGTTGAACTTTGTCATAAGCTTTGTTTCAGTTGGtctgatcattttcttttcttttagattgtttttcttctttagattgTTACGATGGTATATTATATTGATTGAGTTTTGAATACTGAACcagcctttttttaaattattttttaatttattttttatttttttaaagattttatttatttatttgacagacagagattacaagtaggcaagagaggcaggcagggagagagaggaggaagcagcccgatgtggggctcggtcccaggaccctggaatcatgacctgagccgaaggcagaggctttaacccactgagccacccaggcaccccgaaccagcctttttttaaatgatggaataAAGTCCACTTTGTCATTGTGTATAgttgctaacattttgttaagaatttttgtatttatgttcagGAAGAATATTGagctataattttcttttttctttttgtattccgTTTCTTCTTGGTATGGTGGTAATACTAACCTCATAAAATGGTTTGGGAAATGTTTCCTCCTCTGGTTTTTTGGAAGAACTTGTATAGATTcagtgttaattctttttttcttaatataactttttttaaatttttttttaattttataaaataatactctTACTACtttaaacttaattattttaatttttaaaattaaaagcttataggtttgggaggctcagttggttaagtggcagactcaattttggctcaggtcatgatctcaggtcctgaggttgagccctatgttgggctctgtgctcagcagatacctgcttgaaattcttcctctccctctccctctgttcatgcttgctctctctcccaaaaataaataaatactacatacataaaattaaaagcttatgTTTTGGACCagtgctctatttttaaaaaaattatttaattaaaattcttttctattttttttgaaaccTATACCTCCATGTGATacatttaaacaacaacaacaacaacaactcttcctttagtgtcattttaaatttaaaataaataaaattttataactgAAACCAAATCAAAGCAATGAGACAGATgactactttattttaaaattttcccttctcCTTAGTACTTGCCCTTTGGGTATTCTTGTGTGTTCGTCATACTTTCCAACTCAACCTCATAGGGATTTGGGTGGtgtcaagaaaattaaaaccatcaACAGTGCATCATCCAGAAATAATCACTTTaatattgttgtttttttctaacccttttctttttttattaaggcAATATATGATTTCTACATATACACAGTTaggtatatattaaaaaaaaaataagacatgtaACCCATGCAGTTTCACAGTTTGTATATTAACCAAACATTATATTGTTAATGCTTTTTCTGGTAAATATTACTCTGAAACAGAGTTTAAATGGACATCCTACAGAGTTACTAGAACTTAACCAAACCTTTCTTTGTTGTACATTTaagtttctaattattttctattttaaataatgtgagATCAACattattgtataaaatatttgtgtatataattaTTTAGTTACAAATTCACGAAAGTGGAATATCATTGACTGCCAGCtgtgaatacttttttttctgacGAGTAAGcagtggatcttttttttttttttaagatttatttattttagagagagagggagagagcgagagcactCATGTgcagtgaggagggagggggagagagttttaagcagactctccactgagtggggagcctgatgtggggcttgatctcatgacttcGAGATCACCACTGAGTCGAAATCAAaggtgggacacttaactgagtgagccagccaggcgccctaaATAGTGGATCTTTATGTGGGAAATTTGgcaaattaaaaactatttaagggtgcctaggtggctccgttgttaagcatctgccttcagttcaggtcatgatcccagggtcctgggattgagccccacatggggctccttgctcagtaggaagcctgtttctccctcttccactccccctgcttatattccctcactcgccatttttctctttctgttaaataaataaataataaataaactataaaaattttttttaaaaaaactcagagaagaatcttacaggaagaagagaaaaccacCATTTAGCATTTTGCTATCCTCAAACTTAttcacataattttaatattaaatttttttcttttatagattcaTTTTACAATATGAAAATTCACACAAAACTATTTTAATTgcacaatattttataaaagaaa encodes:
- the LOC132024767 gene encoding small ribosomal subunit protein uS8-like, translated to MVRMNVLADALKSINNAEKRGKRQVLIRPCSKVIVRFLTVMMKHGYIGEFEIIDDHRAGKIVVNLTGRLNKCGVISPRFDVQLKDLEKWQNNLLPSRQFGFIVLTTSAGIMDHEEAR